AATTCTAAACAAGACCTGAATCTTGTTCAACAATCAACAGATTCAGCACCGATGAGAGAagaacaaatattaatttaattttttttaatgagggCAATTctgaatataattataactAGTAAAATGGGAGCTAACGAGATAAATCGAGAGGTTTAATATCTTCACtcttaatgataaaaataaccaCATCGAAGTGCactgttaaataaataactgcCATCACTATTTATGCAATTTACATGATATTATGATTAATCTTGcatatgattatttattaataaaaaatatgtaacaTGTGCTAGCACATACTATTTTCCTCTAAATTTCTTATGCTACATTTTTTCctataaatagaaagaggcACACGTTTGCCATGCAAATCACACAAGTAAGACTTAGTATAATTAGAAACATGAATCTCAAAGCTTTCTTTGTTCTCTCCGCAGTGCTCTCTTTGCTTCTCTTGGTATATATGCATCTcttttttaggaaaatttaacataaaggATGCCTAATTAAGTTAGTTTTGATGAGATTCTCTTTATCATTTGTttgatctaatttttttttttttttactcttgtTCAGTTTGCTAACAGAACAGAGGCCAGAAAAGATCAGGGAGAATATTGGAGAGGCTTCGTCAAAGATAGCGACGTGCCagaatcaattcaaattcatgTTCGCCAGGATCCTGTCTCAACTGCCTCTGATGCCAAAGCCCACTGCAAAGAACCTGAAGATTTAGAGCACAAGAGAGAAAAGACTTATGTCAAGGATTCTGAGGCAACGATTGATATCTTAGTTTATACCAACAGTATTAAACCAACTGAACAAAAGTTATTTGGCAGCCACTTCGAGTCAAGCCCGGATGCTACAATTTACCACAATGACATTAAACCAACAGAACAGAAGTTATTTGGCAACCACTTCGAGTCAAGCCCGGATGCTACAATTTACCACAACGATATTAAACCAGGTGAACAGAAGTTATTTGGCAACCACTTCGAGTCAAGCCCGGATGCTACAATTTACCTCAACGCTATTAAACCAGGTGAACAGAAGTTATTTGGCAACCACTTCGAGTCAAGCCCGGATGCTACAATTTACCACAATGACATTAAACCAACAGAACAGAAGTTATTTGGCAACCACTTCGAGTCAAGCCCGGACGCTACAATTTACCACAACGACATTAAACTAACTGAACAGAAGTTATTTGGCAACCACTTCGAGTCAAGCCCGGATGCTACAATTTACCACAACGATATTAAACCAGGTGAACAGAAGTTATTTGGCAACCACTTCGAGTCGAGCCCGGATGCTACAATTTACCACAACGATATTAAACCAATGGAAATGATTAAATCTTTTGTTAGCAAATTCTTGTCAAACCCTGATGCTACAATTTATCATGAGTAACCAGACTCTGCTTTCAATCGTGTGGAGAGAGACCGTTATCATCTGTAATATTTGTGCGTACGTGTGATGCTCTCTTTCTATGAATAAGTTATGAGGAGTGCGGTTGTTTAATGCTCTAAGGCACAAGCTTTGTAAGAAATaagtgtgttttaattttaaaatagaataaaaatttgtgcCCGGTTAATTAATTACCCCCTTTCAAGTATTTTTTGTCTAAAGCTTTCATCATTTCCACAAAATCTTTTCATAAGGAAAGGGCCTTGCTACTTGATTCAGTTTTCTCCATATCAACACTATTagtgtaataataatacaaaaaatcattaatctcAGTAATTGATGAACAATATTCTTTGCTATTGTATTGAGAATTGATTCCTAAtctgagaaaataaattgacaattaaaaaataataaaagaacccCAAATCACGAGTTGAACTACTTAGATTTATGGCCCCCTTACATATCGATGGTACTTTACATAATTAGAAgcctttttattaattttaacagaCACAATTCAATCAACTTTCGTGACATACTGATAATTGATGCAAAATTCtatttgggggaaaaaaaataaaagaaagcacTCCTATTTTAGctcttaaatcttaatttttcaaattttagaaggATTAAGGATCAACATTATTCAgcctattttatttaatatataattatggaaATCCTAAAGCTTGTGGAATATACTAAATACCATATCTTCCCCAATCATAACCGTCTAAATTCCTGAAACAtttcatttcttaaatttcaACGGTACAGATTAATTCTCTTACGAGAACTCAGCGAATTATCCTGGATAGCCGCTACCAAAATACATAAGAGTTGAATCTATAGTATTGCGGGGgacaaatttatttcttccaCGACGCATTAAAATTCTGCGTCCAATAACATTCGGTTCCTAAAGCTTATCCAAATCGCAAATAGGAACATGGTttgcaataatttttctaacaGATCCTGCCATCAAATTCgttgaaaacaatttttctaactggtttaattttcattaaataattttaagtaaattaaataagataaaaaatttaaaaagttattattttataataaaaaagatagatCATTTAtacgaaataaaaaaaagtacgGATTCAAAACTTAATGTAATATAGTCTagacaacaaaatatattttatgtattttttaacaaattgcTTTTAGTATAAGTAAACAAGACGGTTGTCtaaacattaatattttaaaagatctcaatttttagtattttcttaataattttctaattaataaagatatttttttaacttatgtATTGTAGAAAAGCTTATTagacatttttataataagcaACTATACTACAattaagagttttttttataaaaaataaatatttggtagccttattaataaagataaatgattaataatattatttaaccattaattcattcatcattagttttctcaagaaaaaaaagttaaattcttTACCTTTTCATTCTCCTAAAAAAACTTGATTATTTAACATTGAAATCTTTGAGTTTTagttaggggtgggcaaaatcggaTTCGGGTCGGGTTCGGGTCAACCCGATCGAGTTTCGGGTTATTTGGGTTGGGCAAACATTGATCTGAATGCAACCCTAACTTACAACCCAATCCGATATATATTCGGATCGGGTCAAAAATCAAGTTGAATTTGAGTAGAATCAATTCGGATTAAAAACGGATCATATTCAGTTCGGGTCAAATCAAGTCAATTCGGGTCGATGAAAACGAGTCAATTCAAAACATATATACCAATACACCatgaaagcttcaaaattcaaaacgcATAAGGGAGAAACTCGGGTCGGGTTGGAGGCTTGAGCCTTGGAGTAGTAGATCGGCGGCCACAGCAACAGATCAtggatgggttttcggcagcAGATTGGTGGACACGTAGCAGCAGATCGTGAGAAAGGAGAGATGACCGGACGCAGCACGACGGCAGCAGATCGCGAACGCAGTAGTAGATGGCTGGACGCAACACACCAACAGCATGACAGCAGCACGGCAAAAGCAGATCGCGGACGCAACAGCAGATGGCCGGACTCGCAACACGGCAGCAGTAGATCGTGGGAGGGAGAGAATGTTTTCTTGCTTCTTGAGGGTGGGTTGggtgttgtattttttttttttttgtttactaaAGAGGAAGAGAAGGTGCTCAGGATAATCAACAATGGATTAGGGAATTTTCCTCATGTTTATCTCAGATTAACGAGATTAATTTcactcatcatcatcacaacTTGTCTTCtgaaaaaaatcacattaagaaaacaaaaaaaaaaaaagaaattttgagaaaGAGCAAATACGCAGACGGCTGAATTGAGATTTGTGTTTTGTTGTGAGTCTTGTGTTTGTGTAACTCTGTGAATATGTGATTTTGTGTGTGACTGTGTGGTGTGCGTGTGTTTAGCCacttaggtttttttttttttaaagcaaccCGATTGGGTTTTTGAATTGGATCGGTTTTACCTGATCCGATCACAACTCGATCGAGTTTGCAAGATTTCATCTGATCAGGTTCTATTCACAACTCGATCCGATCCGATTCGAACCCGAAATTTTTCAGGTCGGGTCAGATCTGGTGGGGTCGGGTATTTTGCCCACACCTACTTTTAGTATTCCTTTAGTTTCTATTAGAaccttataatataaaaaatcaatagataaaaaaatttgttgctCCTTTCTTTacgaagaaaatttttatatttattggttaatttaaaaaagaaaaaatcagttTCTTGAAGTATGAAGTCCATAtctattatttgataatcaaTTCATGATCTCAACTTTCTAACTATGTTCTGCCAttctaaatattctatttgaaaataatattgttcttagttatttgtttgtttgcttttttaagagttttgatggaagtaaaaaaaaaatctttttgactaattttttaggttttttttaaaaagattttttaagatattttttattactgttaaaatttaagaattaaagATAGAATGAATTTTTGagtctttttatatttctttgagtattgaaattacaaaataaaatatggccttacaaaaaaaaaatttgcctAAGACCCCATATACTCTAATGCCGACTCAGGgtgaaattattgattttattaataataatatgatgtATACTAACCAATGTACAAAACAGTAGTGGGTGACATAAATTAGAATTGCATTGCAAAAACAAGAGGTTTGagtgaaaaagaatttacaaACTCACATTACAATGTTATATAGTTGCCATATGTCTCACATTTTCAAAtgaacaaaatataataaatacaatataatatttataactgAATATTCaatagattaataattttttatggtcaTGACTTAGGccaatagattaaattaataattgcaataaattaataagatgaTACTTTTTTGTGAAAACCATTATATAACTTTGTGGCTCCattcatatcaaaattaataatttgttaaaattataaatataattgactataatattttatttattaaaatgtgagtccattattatctttttcccttattatttcttttccttgaaatataaatttagttgaatctcttatctaatttttcttattacatCTAAAAGTTTTAGGATTGAATACctgaattataattaaaaaaaattataaagtgcTTTCTTACACATAACTGGCTCCAAAGCAATTGTATCATTCTCAACTTTATGATCGACATGATTTTAAGGGATGTCAGCAGTGGTTTAATTCCTTCTAAACTTAAAATCTCTCAACTtacatcattttttattatggtaATCCAAGAGGTAATTAAGTAGATAAATACAATGCCGTTATTGTTTTGGTTTATCTAATATCTATTTAGTGGattaattcatattcaataaattagattactaaaatataacgaaattttagttaattaatgtATGCTTAGTGAACTATAAATGCACtctagaaattaataaattattaatttactaattaaataataattcttttaattaataaaatttatagagtcccaaatgttattaattcatagaagttatatttaatatgtGTCAACTATATAATATCATagtttgtaaacaaaacataaCTCTTTTGTTAATTGAATACTAACGTAATGCTATAGGAATAACATGTGTGACCAATTTGCATAAATCTATACTCTCTGTATCTTATTACGAATTCTTTATAAATCAGTGACTCAGATGTTATTATCTAAACTCGTGGAAGCATTACTTTTGTCCCTGCCAATATCATTCAGATAAATAGACAATAGCTGTTGTGCGTTCAGATTTACCAGGAATGCATACGCAAAACATAGACTGAACCCAAGAGCTTCAAAACTCGAAACTGAATCAAATCATTCTAATGGAAGAGAAACGCCGGGAAGCCGGAGCGCAACCGGCGGCTACGAGCTCGGCCGCAGCTGGAGCCGAGTCAGCGGCATCCGAGCCGGCTTCGTCTCGGCGCCGAGCCGGAGCGCACAAAAGGAAAGCCTCGGCGCTCTCAGCGACTAACGCTTCATCCACGCCGTCGAAACGCATGACTCGTGAGAAGAATTTAGTTGCTCACACTCCGATCTACAACCATAACGGGCCGTTGACGAGGGCTCGCCAGGGCCCCACCACTCTGGCCGCCGCCGCGGCGTTTGGTGGAGCTCCGGGTTCGGCTGGCGGGAAGCTGGAGGCGGCGCGTGATGACTCGACGTTTGAGGCGATTGAGGAGCTAAACAAAGCGAGTGAAGAGTGGGCAGCATTGGAGGCGAAAATAGAAGCGGATTTTGAGGCGATTAGATCTCGTGATAGGAATGTTCATGTTGTACCTACACATTGTGgtgagtttttctttcttctttttttaaaccaaaaaaagcttttttttttaataaatcctTATCTTTGTGTGTGTtgaactaaatttgattttttttcttttttttgggttttcttGCTGACATGTATTCATAGGAGTAATGGAAGTTGAAAATTACAAGTTTTTTGCCGGTATACTTTCGTTTGGTAACTTACCttagataaatttattgctttgtagaaatttagaaatatgaGGTTTCTATCTAAGAGCTCCTGCTGTGCAAATTAAGACTTGTGATTTTGTAAGgaagcttttatttttttctttggttgcTTGGAGAATATGTGAGGAGAAGAATCAAGTGGAAATTGCAGACATGCGATGCCTCTGTAGTTCAATTAGGCTAAATTTGTTGTGCATTGAGTTCGTGTTAGTACTTTATTGGAGTTtagttttagtttatttcttcCTGTTGTAATTGCTGTTATGGAAATCATTTCTTTGGTATATTTAATAAGGATGTGGATTTATGTTTGGATTGCTGGGAAGAAAGGGTGaaggaaaggaaagaagttgaagttttgaattttgttattttgtcaacctagttaaatttattttattttataagtacATGTGGGGAAAGGAACAAAGttgaacttttaattttttgttattttgtgaacTTAGTTaggtgtctatatatatatatatatatgcgtGTGTGTGGGGGGAAAGAAACGGagttgaaatttgatttttttttttaactttatcaACTTAGTGAGGTTAATTTGTATGTGTAGTGTAGGGAGGTTGGATCagaaatcttaaaatttctGTTGTCTTGGTTCCTCACTTGAAGTAGATTGTTTTGTGGCTAGTTAAATTTTGTAGGGAggatatctttattttttttcccccttcccTTTCATGATACCCAAATTTTATCTGTTTTCATTCCATTTCTGAAggtaggaaaagaaaattccatTTCTGAAACCCaaatttttactgttttcatTCCATTTCTGAAgataggaaaagaaaattccaaTAGATTGGATTAATGGCTCTTGAGTTGATTTATCAAAGTGAGGAtatggccaaaaaaaaaatgaaaatttgaatttttggcaGTTGCGCAATCTAATATCTACTGAAGCCAGATTGCTTTATAGCTGGTTAGGCTTAACACTTTTTCTTTCCCTAGTCATATAAAATGCTTTTCTTCATTCCGCAAACCCCATTTCCTACTGCACCTTTGTTTTGTCCGCTTACCATTACTTGGCAGGACAGAATGTCAAGTTTTTCTAATTGGATGCAAATTAGTTTTTGATAGAATGCCTAATTGAAGCTTCTTGTCCCTTGGTTACTTGAAgcatgagaaaaaaaaaaaagatttggatTCTCTTGTTTGTGAGTGTGTGCGGCAATGAAACCTCTTGCTTTTTGATTTGATATTATCTCCCTCTTTCTTTACATAGGTTGGTTTTCTTGGACAAAAATTCACCCCCTCGAGGAGCAAGCATTGCCTGCATTTTTCAATGGGAAGTCTCAGGACCGAACTCCTGATATCTATATGGAGATACGCAATTGGATTATGAAGAAATTTCATTCAAATCCAAACACTCAGATCGAATTGAAAGATTTATCAGAACTTGAAGTTGGATCCTTGGATGCTAGGCAGGAGGTGATGGAGTTCTTGGACTATTGGGGTTTGATTAATTTCCATCCATTCCCACATGTAGAATCCAGTGTGGCAAATTCTGATGGTGACAGGATGACCGATGCTGATAGTGATGCAGCAGCAAAAAAGGGTTCCTTGCTTGAAAAATTGTATcactttgaagaaattaaagcaGGTCCTCCTGTTGCTCCAATGCCTAGCATAACATTTCCTGCTGTGCCATCTGGGTTGTTTCCAGAGTCTGCAATTGCTGAAGAGTTGGCGAAATTAGAGGGACCAGCTGTTGAGTACCATTGCAATTCTTGCTCGGCTGATTGCTCTCGCAAACGCTACCATTGTCAAAAGCAGGTTTGGTTGattcttattatttgattatcgAGTCTCCATATATGGAggaaattattatcattattttaaataaatgaggGGATATGCCCATGGTGGAAATCAAGAATTCTGATGTCTGATCATCAGTTTCTTTGAGGGCTGTGCTTCATGATCTGAATTTGTTTAGCACATGGTGTGTAAATACTTAAATCCAATAATAACTACAGTAAGGCATTCAATCAGTGGACTTATTTTAGAATGTTTGTCATGTCATGGTGAAAAAACCATATGTTTGATGAAACAAATTTGGATGATTTATTggttgatttttcattttggtttttttataattcattttctgtTTATGTTCTTACGCAGGCTGATTTTGATTTATGTACCGATTGCTTCAATAATGGAAAGTTTGGCTCTGACATGTCATCGTCGGATTTCATTCTCATGGTACCAGGTGAAGCAGCTGGTGTAAGTGGTGGAAAGTGGACAGATCAGGAGACCCTTCTCCTCCTTGAAGCATTGGAACTTTATAAAGAAAACTGGAATGAGATTGCTGAGCATGTTGCCACTAAAACCAAAGCCCAATGTATATTGCATTTTGTTCAAATGCCAATTGAGGATATGTTTCTTGATTGCGATGATGATGTAGATggcaatttgaaagaaactaCAGATGATGCTCCAACAAATGGTGATACTTCTGCATCTAAAGATGTTGCTGAAGCATCAGAGAGTAAGACTGGTGCTGTTGAGGGTCAGACCCAGACTTCTCCAATGGAAACTTCAAAACCAGAAGATGCTAGTGAATTGAAAATATGTGAAGACACTTCAAAGCCTAAAGATGAAAGTGACGTTAAAGTTGATGAGCAAATGTTAAAATCAGAAGATACCAGTGAGGGGAAGGTTGGTCAGGAGACTGGTGAAAACATTGCATTGAAGGCTCTTAGGGAAGCATTTGAAGCTGTTGGTTATGTTCCAACACACGAAACCCCACAATCCTTTGCTGAAGTTGGAAACCCTGTAATGGCATTGGTAAGTTgtgattttatataatttgtgcAGAAAGTAGcggtttttttctttgatcaCGAAGCGAGGGAAAACCaaagacaaattaatatttaccaaTCTCTTGGGTTTAGATTTGAGGTTTTACaaatgttatttaaaataGTAATGAGCATGAGCTAGTACTTTCCAGGAAAAAACTGTAAGGACATGTTTAAACTGTCTAAATGAAAAGGTTGATCTCCTTTCAAATTAAGATTCAGATCTAGGAGTTATGTTCAACATTGATATAGTTATGAAACTGAGGCACAGAGGACCTGTTTTTTGCAAATGGTGTAGAAGTTCATCATCTTGCCGGATATTTGAGTAAAACTTTTTAGTGCTTTTGAGAAGCCTTACCTCTGGCAAGGTGATTCTTTGGAACCTTAGGTCATTAATTGGGCATGCATTTTGTTAGGTCCACACCTCAAACATCAAGGTCCTCTTGATAAGTGCCTTCTTTGGCTTCTTATCTTCTGCTATTTAGGCGTATGTATAATTTTATCGAATTTCTCTGCTGTCTCAACCTCTTTACTCCTTCCAAAAtgtaaatcaattaaaaatggaTGGTGGATATATTTTACCAAATTGGAATAAGATGACATCTTAGAACTGCTGTCATAGTACTTAAGACGTCTGCTAATTGGGAATTATACTCCTTAATGCATAAAACCTCTTGCCTTTGCCTCACTTTTGCCAGGAGTTAAAACATCTTAGGTGctcattttcctttaaaaaaaaaatgcgagTTTACAAGTTCTTATCTTCTGCAGGCAGCATTCTTGACACTATTGGGGGGACCTGATTTGACTACTGCTTCTGCTCGTAGTTCTTTGAAATCTATATCTGGCAATTCTCCTGCAATGCAGCTGGCTGCGAAGCACTGCTTCATTTTGGAAGATCCACCTGGTGATAAGAAGGAAGTGGCTCATTCTGAGAGGTATGTAGATTTTCTGTGGATCTTTAATATTGTGACAGAATGTATTTTATGTCTGACATCAGTAAGAGGTTCACAGTATTGTTGCTGAAATGGCTGATCGAGATATTCAAAAAGATGAAACCCTGGAAGACATAAACGTCAAGGAGTGTAACTCTGCCTCAGTGTTGGATGAAAGAGATTTGACAAATGATCATGGAGACAAGAAAATTGAAGATTCTGTTCCAGAAGAAAAGAGACACTCAGCTTCCTTGAATGAAAAACCCTCAGAGAAATTAAATGGTGCTTCAGGACCAGCGAACCAAGATACTCCTGAGAAAGATGAACCTGGTGATTTGAATGAACTAAGCAATCCAAAATCTCCAAAGGACAATCAACCAAGTATTGTGGAGGAATCAAATGATTTACCATCCAAGGTTCTGCAAAGTTCTCAGAAGGAGTCAGGAGAGGGGAGTTCAGGAGAGCCTGCCCCACCTGTAGATGTAGAAAAGGATAATAGTCTGTTGTCTGATTCTCTTCCTTCAGGAAAGAATGAGCCTGATCAGCGAGTTTTATCAAATTCAGTTGCAGAGCCATCTCCACCTTCCAAATTAACTAACGATGTGGATATGGTTTCTGATCCTCAACCCTTAGAGAATAATGAACCTGAGAAACAAATTACGAGTTCCACAGAAAAGCCCTCCGAATCCACGGAGGCACCCAAGGATGTAGAAATGGTGTCTACTTCACTGCCCTCAGAAATAAATGAACCTCAACAGACAGACTCGATAACTGGAACTGAAACAGCTAGAGGTCTCCTTCCATTCCTCTTTCTGTCTCTAAACCTGTCATATTATATTCAGAAATTGAAGGCACAAGGAGCCTGTTTTATTGTCAATATTCATTATGATTTTGCGGCAACATCAGAAAAGAACATTTGAGGAAATGTAAAACTGAGGAAGGAGCAATGTGTTTGAATGGGTTTAAGCAAATTCATATTTCAGAAGTATTCtaagaatgatttaattattttgaaaataatttgaacgCATGTCATATCTGCTTGAGCTGTGAAGTCATGTTTGATAAAAGTTACTAGTAAGAGGAACATTTAGTTATTCTATTAGGAAAGCTCTTTCATCATGGTCTGTGCTTCAGttacaaacaaatgaataaaatttgattttattttaagtttcagTTTGTTTGATGCATGCTATTTTCTGGCTGCCTCTTCttgtttttgcattatttacaGTTGAGGATCAAAATAGAGATGGCCAAGATGAGAAGCATGACTCTAAAGAGACGAAAAATGACCAATACATTGATAAATTGAAGCATGCAGCAGTTACGGCACTTTCCGCAGCAGCAGTGAAGGCAAAACTTCTTGCTTGCCAGGAAGAGGATCAAATCCGACAACTTGCTACATCATTGATTGAGAAGCAGGTAATCTTATAGCCAAGTTGgctttcttaatttcttctgTTGACTTAAGGAATTAGACTTATTGGAGGCCCAATTTTGTTGCAGTTGCAAAAGTTGGAAGCCAAGCTAGCTTTCTTCAATGAGATGGATAATGTGACTATGAGGGTAAGAGAGCAATTGGAGAGGTCAAGACAGAGGCTGTACCAGGAACGAGCACTTATAATTCAAGCTCGACTTGGCCCATCCAGAGTTATGCAACCATCAGTGCCTGCCAATAGAAATCCAATGACCTTTGCTAACTCAGTTGCAAGACCTCCTATGAGCATGACCTCCCCAAGGCCACCAATTTCAAGACCAATGGTGCCTCAATCGTCTACCCCATCCAACCCATTTGGATCCACAACAACGGCGGGAAGTTCAATTCGGCCTTCCAGCCAGGACAACCTTTCTTCAGTTGGGATGAAGTAATCTCTCATCAGAATCTGAATAGACTTCCCATCCAGCAATACATGTTACTACTATTTTTACCAAGTGAGTATTCTTTTTTTACCCCCTACgtaatttatttcacaataatgCTATGGATCCTAACATTGAGTTCTAATCTGAATTCCAATGCTATCTACTGGATAACTCATGTAAAACTACCCAACTATCCAATAGACGAACGTCACATTAGTTTGGACTCAAAGTGAGACTTAAATGTTGGGATCCCCAGcaataatctatttttttttctatttgttcaCATTAGTATTTAGCATGAAATTTCACTTGCTTTTCCTTCATCCATATCACCAAGATTGACTTTTACCATGAAACTTGACAGATCAGGAAATTTTAAACTGGAAAAATTTCTAAGTAGAAAACATAGCATACTTGGTCATTGAATTTTCCCTGGTTTGTGCAACACACTGCTACTGTCTACTTAAGAAGTCTTAAGGTTATATGGAAGAATCTTTCAAATCGGCATTGACATAGGATCTGATATTCTGAAGGATCAGAGGCATGTGAAAAAAACATGGCATctgaattgattttgtttgatgCTTCCTGTGCTCTCATTGTTGATATTCAGCATTGCATAGTATCTcttatcaaaaaatatttttcactagTACTAGAttttcaaagaattaaaatatattatatccTTTAAACTAGAATAGATCAGGTTTCAGTGataaacatcatcttgtatcttgttcaaatttttttattttaacacaTCTCTTGGACGCATTAGCTGAAGCAACAAGTGCAACTTCCTAATTGTCTTGAAGAACAGACTGTTGgtcaaaactaaaaattttcatgtcAACACTGGCAAAGCAGCAATGTATTTACatattttgctttttgctTTTGAGCCCATTCTTTTGCTGTCACGTCCATTTTAAATGTACATGTTATAACTTCTCCTCTAGTCTCCTAATTTACTGGTGCAATATCATATCCACATGACATAGCCCGTCTTCCAGATGATACTTTagttgctttttctttttctttctattgtCTTGCACATTTTCAGCGTCTTAGAATTGTactgaatttgatttttggaCTATTAATCTCTAACATGTGCAGTTATTGGAAGGTATTCAAGCTTGCACATTGGTTTAACCCAGTAGgatcaaaatt
This window of the Citrus sinensis cultivar Valencia sweet orange chromosome 8, DVS_A1.0, whole genome shotgun sequence genome carries:
- the LOC102609330 gene encoding SWI/SNF complex subunit SWI3D isoform X2 — its product is MEIRNWIMKKFHSNPNTQIELKDLSELEVGSLDARQEVMEFLDYWGLINFHPFPHVESSVANSDGDRMTDADSDAAAKKGSLLEKLYHFEEIKAGPPVAPMPSITFPAVPSGLFPESAIAEELAKLEGPAVEYHCNSCSADCSRKRYHCQKQADFDLCTDCFNNGKFGSDMSSSDFILMVPGEAAGVSGGKWTDQETLLLLEALELYKENWNEIAEHVATKTKAQCILHFVQMPIEDMFLDCDDDVDGNLKETTDDAPTNGDTSASKDVAEASESKTGAVEGQTQTSPMETSKPEDASELKICEDTSKPKDESDVKVDEQMLKSEDTSEGKVGQETGENIALKALREAFEAVGYVPTHETPQSFAEVGNPVMALAAFLTLLGGPDLTTASARSSLKSISGNSPAMQLAAKHCFILEDPPGDKKEVAHSESIVAEMADRDIQKDETLEDINVKECNSASVLDERDLTNDHGDKKIEDSVPEEKRHSASLNEKPSEKLNGASGPANQDTPEKDEPGDLNELSNPKSPKDNQPSIVEESNDLPSKVLQSSQKESGEGSSGEPAPPVDVEKDNSLLSDSLPSGKNEPDQRVLSNSVAEPSPPSKLTNDVDMVSDPQPLENNEPEKQITSSTEKPSESTEAPKDVEMVSTSLPSEINEPQQTDSITGTETARVEDQNRDGQDEKHDSKETKNDQYIDKLKHAAVTALSAAAVKAKLLACQEEDQIRQLATSLIEKQLQKLEAKLAFFNEMDNVTMRVREQLERSRQRLYQERALIIQARLGPSRVMQPSVPANRNPMTFANSVARPPMSMTSPRPPISRPMVPQSSTPSNPFGSTTTAGSSIRPSSQDNLSSVGMK
- the LOC102609330 gene encoding SWI/SNF complex subunit SWI3D isoform X1; translated protein: MEEKRREAGAQPAATSSAAAGAESAASEPASSRRRAGAHKRKASALSATNASSTPSKRMTREKNLVAHTPIYNHNGPLTRARQGPTTLAAAAAFGGAPGSAGGKLEAARDDSTFEAIEELNKASEEWAALEAKIEADFEAIRSRDRNVHVVPTHCGWFSWTKIHPLEEQALPAFFNGKSQDRTPDIYMEIRNWIMKKFHSNPNTQIELKDLSELEVGSLDARQEVMEFLDYWGLINFHPFPHVESSVANSDGDRMTDADSDAAAKKGSLLEKLYHFEEIKAGPPVAPMPSITFPAVPSGLFPESAIAEELAKLEGPAVEYHCNSCSADCSRKRYHCQKQADFDLCTDCFNNGKFGSDMSSSDFILMVPGEAAGVSGGKWTDQETLLLLEALELYKENWNEIAEHVATKTKAQCILHFVQMPIEDMFLDCDDDVDGNLKETTDDAPTNGDTSASKDVAEASESKTGAVEGQTQTSPMETSKPEDASELKICEDTSKPKDESDVKVDEQMLKSEDTSEGKVGQETGENIALKALREAFEAVGYVPTHETPQSFAEVGNPVMALAAFLTLLGGPDLTTASARSSLKSISGNSPAMQLAAKHCFILEDPPGDKKEVAHSESIVAEMADRDIQKDETLEDINVKECNSASVLDERDLTNDHGDKKIEDSVPEEKRHSASLNEKPSEKLNGASGPANQDTPEKDEPGDLNELSNPKSPKDNQPSIVEESNDLPSKVLQSSQKESGEGSSGEPAPPVDVEKDNSLLSDSLPSGKNEPDQRVLSNSVAEPSPPSKLTNDVDMVSDPQPLENNEPEKQITSSTEKPSESTEAPKDVEMVSTSLPSEINEPQQTDSITGTETARVEDQNRDGQDEKHDSKETKNDQYIDKLKHAAVTALSAAAVKAKLLACQEEDQIRQLATSLIEKQLQKLEAKLAFFNEMDNVTMRVREQLERSRQRLYQERALIIQARLGPSRVMQPSVPANRNPMTFANSVARPPMSMTSPRPPISRPMVPQSSTPSNPFGSTTTAGSSIRPSSQDNLSSVGMK